TGGTATCAGCCAGATCCTTTCGGAATGTTGTTTATTCCAATGGGGGCATTTCAAATGGGGCCCGATGATGATGATGTTCCGTTTGCACATACTACAAAACAAAAAACAGTTTCTGTACAAGCATTTTATATAGACGATACAGAAATTTCTAATAATGAGTACCGTCAGTTTGTTAATTGGGTAAGAGATTCTATGGCATATCGGTTATTAATAGATAATGATGCAGAAACCTACGGAATCGCTCAAGATGAATATGGGCAGGACATTGACCCACCACTTATTAATTGGGAAGCCAAAATTAAATGGAACGAACAAGAATCTAGAGAGGTTTTAGAACCACTTTATTTACCTCAACAAGAGCGTTTTTACAATAGAAGAGAAGTTGATACCAGACGTTTGAACTATGAGTACTATTGGATTGATTATAAAACCGCATCTCAAAAGCAAAACAGATTTATTCCTGAAAAGTCGCAAGACAAAAACGGGAAAGAATACTTAAATGGAAAAGGATCTTATACTGTTAACGGTCGTTCTGGATTGGATAGAAGTGTATTTATCATAAAAGAAGTAGTAAATGTGTTCCCTGATACGTTGGCTTGGATTCATGATTTTACTTACTCATTCAACGAACCAATGACACAAATGTATTTTTGGCATCCTGCTTACGATGATTATCCGGTGGTAGGTGTAAATTGGAAACAAGCAAAAGCGTTTTGTGTTTGGAGAACTAATTTGTTAAATAGCTACTTAAATTCTATTGGTGGCGCAGTTGTAAATGACTTTAGGTTACCAACCGAAACAGAATGGGAGTATTCTTCTCGTGGCGGTTTAGCATTAAGTCCATACCCTTGGGGAGGTCCTTATATCAGAAATGCAAGAGGTTGTTTCTTAGGTAACTTTAAGCCTATGCGTGGTAGCTATATTGATGATGGCGGTTTCCATACGGTAAGAATTTTCTCTTACAATCCGAATGATTATGGTTTGTATTGCATGGCAGGTAACGTTTCAGAATGGACTAGTAACGCATATGATGAATCTGCATACGATTTTTCTCATGACTTAAACCCTAACTACGAGTACGCAGCACAGGATAATGATCCAACTGTATTAAAGCGTAAAGTAATAAGAGGCGGTTCTTGGAAAGATGTTGGTTACTACATGCAAACCAGCTCCCGTAGCTACGAATACCAAGATACAGCAAAATGTTATGTGGGCTTTAGATGTGTGATGACATATCTTGGTCGTGCTAAAGACGATAATCTATAGTATTTTTTATAATCCAAATAAATTAATAAACTAAAAAACCTACAAATTTATGGCAGGAGGATTCATAGGCGGTAAAGCTTGGAAAAAAATGATGGCCAAAGTATATGGCCTTGGTGCTGCAATCGTAATCGTTGGCGCGATGTTTAAAATTCAACACTGGCCTGGTGCAGGTCCGATGTTGGTTGCCGGGTTAACTATTGAGGCGCTTATATTTGCGTTCTCGGCATTTGAACCTCCACACGAAGAGGTTGATTGGAGCTTGGTATATCCTGAATTGGCAGGAATGCATGGAGATGATCCTTCCCATGCAATAGAAAGTAAAGAAGAACCTGCTCAAGTAGGATCTGTTACTGAGCAACTAGATCATATGTTAGAAGAAGCTAAGATCGGTCCGGAACTTATTGAGAGTTTAGGTGCTGGCTTACGTAACCTAAGTGAAAACGCTACCAAATTGTCAGATATTTCTGAAGCTACTGCTGCTACTAGTGAATATGTTGACAATATGAAAGGTGCTTCTAAGTCAGTTGAAACATTATCAAATACATACAACCAAGCATCTTCGGCTGTGTTGTCAAGTTCTCAAGATTTGGCAAGCTCATATTCAAAAGCTACACAAGCATTAGAAAGTTTTTCTGCGTCTAATCAAGGTTCTTTTGAAGAGGCTAGAAATTATGGAGAACAATTGCAAAAAGTTTCTCAAAATTTATCTTCTTTAAACGCATCGTATGAATTGCAATTGCAAGGATCTAACGACCATTTAAAAGCTACATCACAGTTATATAGCGGTATAGAATCTTTAATGAAAAACTTACATGAATCTGTAGAAGATACAAAGCGATACAAAAATGAGATAGCTCAATTAACAAGTAATTTAGAGGCTTTAAACACTGTTTACGGAAACATGCTTACTGCTTTAAATTATAAAAAATAGTAGCCCAATTAATCTTAATATAAACCCAATAACAACTATTTAGTATATGGCAGGTGGTAAAGAAACCCCAAGGCAGAAGATGATTGGTATGATGTACCTAGTATTGACGGCCTTGCTTGCGATGAACGTTTCTAAGGATATTTTGGATGCTTTTATCATTGTTAATGGTGGCTTGGAAAGAACCAATGCTAACTTTGAAAAAAAGAACGAAAAAACCTATACAGACTTCAAAGCTGCATTGGAGAAAGATAAGGCAAAAACTCAGCCTTATTATGACAGGGCAATGACTACTAAAAAATTAGCAGGGGATTTGGTTCGTTATATTGACGACATGAAGAAGAATCTTATTGCTGTTACAGATAAAAAACCAAAGGAAGTAGCGGATACCACAAAACTGAAAAATGTTGAGAGTAAAGATAATTACGATGAACCTACGCGTGTTTTAATTGGACCTGAGCCATCAAAACCAATTGAGGGAGACTTGACAGCAACCGCCTTGAAAAAGCGTATAGCTGATTTACGTTCCGGTTTATTGCAACTATTTAATGATGAAAAATTATTTTTGCCTGGAAAGAAAAAAGAGATGGAAGGTAAAATTGGATTAGAAACACCAGACTTCGGAGTAGTTAACGGTGTAAAAGAGTCTTGGGAGTCAGGCAACTTTTATCATTTACCTTTAGCTGCCGTAATTACTAATTTATCTAAAATGCAGAATGATGTTAGAAATGCCGAGGCTGATGTTCTAACGGAGTTGTTTTTAGCAGTAAAAGGCAAAGACTTTACTTTTGATAAACTTACAGCAAAAGTTATCGCACCATCTAGTTACATTTTAGCAGGCGATGACTACAAGGCAGATGTGTTGTTGGTAGCGTTTAACTCTACTCAAAACCCTAAAATTATTGTTGGGGCAATTGATACCACAAAAAAAGGAGAAGATGCTAATCCACTGGTAAATGCGGATACAACTGTTCTTACAGTTGAGGGCGGTATGGGTAAATATGTAAAAGCTACCGGTGGCGAAGGCTTGCAGAAATGGTCTGGGGTTATACAAGTTGAGAAGCCAGGAGGAGGATTTAGCTATTATCCTTTCAGTTCTGAGTACATGGTTGCGAAACCCGCTGCGGCTGTTTCTCCTGATAAGATGAATGTGTTTTATATTGGGGTTGATAATCCTGTATCTATTACGGCTGCTGGTGTTTCTCCTGAGCAATTAGCTCCAAGTGGCTCTAATTGTACAATTTCAGGTAGTAAAGGTAAATACACTGTTCGTGTTACTACTGCTGGAGAAGCGACTATAAATGTAATGGCTAAGTTTGGAAGTACATCTAAATCAATGGGAAGTTTTAAGTTTCGTATAAAGACCGTTCCTAACCCTATTGCAATGATTGTGGGTAAACGTGATGGTGATATTGTTAAAAAGTCAGAATTATTATCAGCATCAACTATGATTGCTAAATTGGAAAATTTTGATTTTGATCTTCCAGCAACTATTACAGAGTTTGGTCTTTCGTTAAATTATAAAGGGCAATTAATGACATTAGAGTCAAAAAGTAGCAAGCTTACTACTGAGATGATGACTGTTTTGAAAAGTGTGCCTCCAGGAACAAAGCTGTTTTTTGAATCAGTTAAGGCCAATGTAGCAGGAACAACAAGAAAAATAGGTGGTATTAATCTTAAGGTGCAATAATTATAAATCTAATTAAGGAGGTACATATGAAAAGACAAATTTTTATAACAACAACATTACTAGTAGTAATTTGTTTGGCGTCCTTTTCTCAAAACGTATTAGATGGCGTTTGTATAAAGGAACACACTCCTAAGAAGAAATTTATTCCTTATACTCCTTTGCGTGAGGCCGATGTATTGTGGAGCAAACGTATTTGGAGAATTATTGATTTACGAGAGAAAATCAATCACCAATTATATTATCCTACTGATCCGATTAATGACAGGAAAAATTTATTTGATGTTATTAAATCGGCATTAACTACTGGTCAGCTTACTGCATACGCTAATCCCGTTACAGACGATGAGTTTAAAGCTCCAATGACCAAGTCTGAGATTGAGGGCCTTTTTATCAAGTTAGATACAAACTACATTGATGATGGAACTGGTAATATGGTTGCGACACCTGTTCAGATTCCTTTAGAATCAAGCAAGATAATTCAATATTGTATAAAAGAAGATTGGTTTTTTGATAAACAACGTTCTGTAATGGATGTTAGAATTGTTGGTATAGCCCCGATGATGGAAAAAACTAGTGAATCTGGTGAGGTGCAAGGATATCAACGATTGTTTTGGATTTATTATCCAGAGGCAAGACCTGTTTTTGCGAATGCAGAAGTTTATAACAGAGGTAATGAATCAGAAAGAAGAACTTTGGAAGATATTTTTTGGAAGAGACAATTTGGAAGTTATATAATTAAGGAGAGTAATGTTTATGATAGAACAATCAATCAATACAAAACAGGTTTGGATGCTTTGTTAGAGGCAGAGAGAATTAAAGAAGAGATATTCGAGTTCGAACATGATATGTGGCATTTATAGTTAAGAATATAGTTAGTATAAAAAGAAGAAACCCAACTTCGAAATATTTCGAAGTTGGGTTTCTTCTTTTTATACAGATTAACTGTGCGTGTATTTTTAGTTGGTTCTATTAACCCTAAATTGTGTTTGCTTTAATTAAGACAGATAGTGTGCTTTTTAATTAGCGCAAAATATATGCGGGTGATTATTCAATTGCTAGCTAAAAATTGGGTTTAAAATTGTTTCTATGATAATTATATACCCATATCTCGTATGGGTGTTTGGGTATTGTTATTTCTGTGCGCGTGTTACAAAAAAGGCTGCTAGAAAGGAATATAAAATATTCGGAATCCATACGGCTATATATGCCGGCAATACCCCGTTTTGAGCAAATACATGCGATACCTGCATGAATAAGATATACGAAAATGCAATTAGTAACCCTAATCCAAGATGCAATCCTGTTCCGCCACGCACTTTGCGGCTTGCTAGTGACACGCCTATGAGAGTAAGAATAAAAGTGGAAAATGGATTTGCAAAGCGTTTGTATTTTTCTACCTCATAAAATTCAATTTTACTAGCACCTTTAATTTTTTCCTCTTCTATAAATGTGTTAAGTTCTGTAAAATTCATTGTTTCTACATTCGTTACTCGTCTCGAAAAATCGGCAGGAGTAAAGTTGTAGGTAGTGTCTATTCTTGCACCTCGTTTTATAATTTCTCCTTTGCTTGTAAGGTAGCGTTCGTGGTAATCCAGTATACTCCACTTGTTTATAGAGCTGTCCCATTTTATTTGCTCCGATAGTAATTTATAGTATAGTTTTCCTTTATCGAGTTTTTCCAACGAGAATTTATACCCAATATTATCTTGGTTGTTGTATCGTTCCATGTAAATAAATGTGCCAGGCAAAATTTGTCGGTGTATGTTTATTTCTTTATTTCTGTATGGGCTAAATATATATTTGTTTTCAAAATCAAGTCTCTTTTTATTGGCATGAGGAATAACCGAGTTGTTTAGATATACCGACAATATTGCTAAAACCAACGCACCTAAAAAATAAGGATACAAAAATCTATAGAAACTTACACCGCTGCTTAAAATGGCTATTACTTCTGTGCGTGTTGCCAATCGTGATGTAAAAAAAATAACAGCAATAAATGTAAATAGTGGGCTAAACATATTTACAAAATATGGGATAAAGTTTAGGTAGAATTTTACTATTTGCTCAAACGAAGGTTTATTGGTAACAAAGTCTTCGATCTTTTCAGATATATCAAAAACAATTACAATTATAATAATTAAGGCGATGGAGAAAAAAAAGGTGCCTAAAAACGTTCTTAATATATACCAATCAAGTTTTTTCAATGGGGTGAAAATAATTTGCAGTAAATCTACTCTTTTTACCCTAAAGTAAATATCTTGTATGCTAAATATTGAATAGCGGGTGGCAAAAAAAATTAAAAGTATTTTTAAAAAAATTATACTCGGATTGATTGTTGTAGTTGGTTTATCATCTGCAATTACTGGTGTATTGGTGTATTGGGTAATTTACAAACCCAATGTTTCGTTAGGCACAAAAAAATCGCAATTTATATATATAAAAACCGGAGCTACGTTTGATGATGTGGTTAATTTGCTGTTTGATAATAAAATTATTATAAATAAAAAGAGTTTTGTATGGCTAGCGAATAAAAAGAAATATACTGCCGCTGTAAAGCCCGGAAAATATAGGCTATTGGCTCGTATGGGAAATAACGAACTCATTAATATTTTACGAGCAGGTATTCAAGAGCCTGTATTTATTAATTTTGCCGGACTTAGAACTCCCGAACAATTGATAACACGTGTGTGTAATCGACTAGAGGCCGATTCGCTAGAGATGAAGCAAAAGTTTAACGACTCGGGATATATAAGTAAATATGGATTTACAAAAGATAATTTTTCAGCATTGTTTATTCCTAATACCTATGAGTTTTATTGGAACACTTCTGTAGATGAATTTTTGGAGAGAATGGCAAAAGAGTATAGAACGTTTTGGACAGAAGAGCGAAAGGCAAAAGCACGAAAGTTGCAGCTGTCGCAAACAGAGGTTGCTGTATTAGCTTCTATTGTGCAAGGAGAGCAATGGCGATTTAATGACGAAAAGCCCATAATTGCCGGCTTGTATATAAATAGATTAGAAAAAGGAATGTTGTTGCAGTCTGATCCAACTGTAATTTATGCTGTAGGAGACTTTACTATTAACAGAGTGCTGAATGCTGATAAAGAAATTGATTCGCCTTACAATACTTATAAATACAAGGGTTTGCCACCTGGGCCAATTGGATTTCCGGAAGTATCTTCCTTAGATGCAGTATTAAATTATCAGCACAATGATTATTTATTTATGTGTGCAAAAGAAGATTTGTCGGGCAGACATTATTTCGCAAAAACATACGAACAGCACCAAGTGTATGCTACAAAATACAGAGAGGCTCTTAATCGATTGAATATAAAGAGATAATAATTATCGAATAACGCTAACGTGACCAATGTGTTTGTGTTTTATTCCAAACTCGTCAGTTATTTTAATTAACCACACATAAACATCTTGTTGCACAGGATTGTCGTGTCCATCTCGTTTTCCATTCCATCCCTGCTTAGGATCGGTACTATGCCAAATTTGTAATCCCCATCTGTCGTAAATCCACATTTCGAATTTAACGGCTCCAATTACAACAGGAAAAAACAAATTGTTTTTGTCATCGCCATTTGGAGTAAATGCATTAGGGATATAAAATACAAAATCAGCTCCAATGATTACTGTTTTATTGGCAGTATCCCTACATCCAAACATGTTTTCTGCAATCAATGTAGTTTCGTACCGACCGGTATCATCGTAAGTATATAATGGATTCACTCCAGTTTGAAATGGTGAATTGTCGCCAAAATTCCAGAAATAAGATGTGGCATTGGAAGATAAGTTGGTAAATAAAATGGATGAATTGACAATTGTTGTTGGTTGCGGTGTTACACTGTAGTCGGCTACCGGAATAGGATGTACAACAATACTATTTTGTTTTATTAAACTATCCACACAGCCATTTGTATCTGTTACAATAAGTTGAATGGAGAAAAGACCGGTATCGGTAAAGCATATGTTTATCGTGTCATTTGTAGATGTTGCTCCATTGCTCATACTCCAAGCCGAAGTTGTATTTGCTGTTGTATTTTTTAATGTAGTACAAACTATTCCACACCCTGCCGAATCGCTGATTGCAAATGTAGCTGTTGGCTTTGCCACAGATACAACAGTATAAGCCGTATCAAACGTACAACCGTTATTATCCGTTACTAATATGGTGTATGTTCCTGCAGTTATATTGCCAATAGAGGAAGATGCAACTAGGTTGTTCCATAGGTAGGAATATCCTGGTGTTCCACCTCCTGCAATTACACTAATAGATCCATTGGTTGCGTTTTGGCAACTTTTTTGAATTGAAGTAACAGAAAGTGTAATCGCAGATGGCTCTGTGATGGTAACAGTGGCGGTGCTTATACATGCGTTGGCATCTGTAATCACTACTGTATAGGTTGCAGGTGATAAGCTATTTACGGAAGATGTTTGTTGATTGTTGCTCCAACTGTAGGTGTATGCACCTGTTCCTCCGCCTGCAACAACGGATGCAGTCCCATTATCAAGTAAATTACACGCACTATTCGAAGATGTAATTATGCTTGTAAGTTGTGTTGGTTGTGTAATTAAGTAACTAACGACTAAATTACAGCTATTATTATCAGAGACAGTAAGTGTATAAGACCCTGCTTGCAACCCTGTTATGTTACTTGTAGTTTCAGTGTTACTCCAACTGTAATTATAATTGCCGGTGCCTCCTAATGCTGTTACTGTAATGCTTCCGTCTGATCCCGAAAAGCAGCTTACTTCCGATTGGCTATTATTTAATACGATTGATGCCGGTTGTGAAATAGATACCGATTGCACATATGTACAACCTTTCGCATCCGTTACTTGTAGTGAGTAATTACCTGCTGCTAGTCCTGTTGTGTTTATAGTTGTAGATCCGTTTGTCCAAACATAGGTGTATGCTGGCGTTCCACCCGATGAGGATGCAACTAATGCAGTTCCGTTCGAACCTCCACTACAACTTACCGAAAAGCTTGCAACAGAAATGTTGATTGGTAATGGCTCTGTTATAGTAAAATACTCTGTTGTTGAGCAGCCATAAATATCAGTAACTAATACAGAATAATTTCCTGCGTTCAAATTAGCGGTAGATGTTCCTTGAGTAGCGTTGCTCCAATTAAATGTGTGTGCGCCTGTTCCTCCGGAAGCTGTTGCAGATGCACTGCCATCTGTTCCTGCAAAACAACTAACGTTAGTAGTGGTTACAGCACTTGTTATAGGAGTGGGTTCTGTAATAGTTACAGTGTCTATTCTTGTACAATTATTATTGTCTGAAAGTGTTAGTGTATATATTCCTTGTGCAAGATTAATAATGGTGCTTGTTATATCCGAGTTGCTCCAGTAATAAGAGTAATTTCCAACACCACCAACTCCGGTTGCAGCTATAGCAGCATCGTTAGACAAGTAGCATGTATTATTTGTGAGCGTAATAATTGATGTAAGTGGTGTAGGCTCTGTAATTACATAGTTCGTTATAAGTGAACATCCGTTGGCATCGGTTGTTGTTAATGTATAGCCACCTGCCGATAGATTTAAAAGTGTATCAATAGTTTGGTTGTTATTCCACAAATAGGAGTACGGTATTACTCCTCCGGTAAGTTTAGTAAATATAGCTCCGTCAGTTCCTTGGTTACAGCTTACATTCGTAAACGTTGTACTATCTGCAATAGCAGTAGGCTCCGTAATAATCGTTGTTTCAATTAATGTACATCCATTGGCATCTGTAATAGTTACAGAGTAGTTGTTGGGAGCTAATCCACTTACAGATTGCGTTACACCATTGTTACTCCATAAGTAGGAATAAGGTGCGGTTCCACCTGATACATTTACCGATGCTGTTCCGTTATTAGCTATATAACAAAGACTGTTTGATGTACTTATTGTGGCGCTGAGTGCAGCCGGTTGATTGACAGTGTATGTAGATATTTTTTGGCAACTATTGCTATCCGTTAATGTTAAGGAGTAAATTCCTGCTATGATATTAGAGATATTAGCGGTTTGTTGTCCATTGCTCCAGTTGTAGGTATAAGAGCCTGTTCCACCAGTAGTATTTGTTGTAATGTTTACATTACTTCCTCCGAAACAACTGATGTTAGAGGGGTTCGCAGTAACAATAATATCTGTAGGTTCAGTAATAGTTACAGTTTGTGTAATTGTACATCCGTTTGCATCGGAGATTACTACTGAGTAATTATTTGGACTCAGGCCAGTAATTGTTGGAGATACAGAACTTGTATTCCAATTATAGGTGTAGGCTCCTGTTCCTCCAGAGGCATTAACAGAGGTATATCCGTTGTTAGACTGATAACACGATGCATTAGAATAGCTTATACTTGCAGATAATTGTGTTGGTTGCGTAATTGAATAATTTATGGAGGTGCTACAATTGTTAGCATCGGTAACAGTTAATGAATATGCTCCAAATGTGATATTGGAAAGAGTAGATGTGGTTTGTCCATTACTCCAAAAATAGTTATAGCCAAGTGTTCCGCCAGTTACGGTAGGGACTAAACTTCCGTTGTTTCCTGCATAGCAACTTACATTTGAAATTGCTGTATTTATAGCTAGTACTGCAGGTTGGGTAATAGAAACGGTATGTGTGTTTGTACATCCTTTGGCATCAGTGATGGTAACGGAATAGTTATTTGCAGCTAACGAGTTTATGGTTGCGTTTTGATTGTTGTTACTCCATAAATAGGTATAGTTTCCAGTTCCTCCGTTTGCAATTACAGAAGCCCAGCCATTGTTTGCCATAAAGCAGTTTATGTTCGAAGAAGTAAGTGTAGAGGTAAGCTGTGACGGTTGATTGACTGTATAGGTAGAAGAAACGGAACAATTGTTTGCATCAGCTACAGTAACGGAGTAAATTCCGGATAATATGTTTGTAATAGCGGAGGTAGTTGCTCCATTGCTCCATGTGTAGCTGTAGTTGCCTAGCCCTCCAAGTGCAGTAACGGTGATGCTTCCGTCAGTTCCGTTAAAACATTTTACATCTACGATGTTGTCGTTTATTGCTATTGAACTTGGTTGTGTAATTGTTATGGCTTGTGTAATGGTACAACCTTTAGAGTCAATAACTGTGAGAGAGTAATTGCCAGCGGCCAAACCAGTGCTATTTACGGTTGTAGTACCATTGTTCCAAATATAAATGTAACCTGGTGTTCCGCCAGTTGATGATGCCACCG
This DNA window, taken from Bacteroidota bacterium, encodes the following:
- the gldL gene encoding gliding motility protein GldL, coding for MAGGFIGGKAWKKMMAKVYGLGAAIVIVGAMFKIQHWPGAGPMLVAGLTIEALIFAFSAFEPPHEEVDWSLVYPELAGMHGDDPSHAIESKEEPAQVGSVTEQLDHMLEEAKIGPELIESLGAGLRNLSENATKLSDISEATAATSEYVDNMKGASKSVETLSNTYNQASSAVLSSSQDLASSYSKATQALESFSASNQGSFEEARNYGEQLQKVSQNLSSLNASYELQLQGSNDHLKATSQLYSGIESLMKNLHESVEDTKRYKNEIAQLTSNLEALNTVYGNMLTALNYKK
- the gldN gene encoding gliding motility protein GldN encodes the protein MKRQIFITTTLLVVICLASFSQNVLDGVCIKEHTPKKKFIPYTPLREADVLWSKRIWRIIDLREKINHQLYYPTDPINDRKNLFDVIKSALTTGQLTAYANPVTDDEFKAPMTKSEIEGLFIKLDTNYIDDGTGNMVATPVQIPLESSKIIQYCIKEDWFFDKQRSVMDVRIVGIAPMMEKTSESGEVQGYQRLFWIYYPEARPVFANAEVYNRGNESERRTLEDIFWKRQFGSYIIKESNVYDRTINQYKTGLDALLEAERIKEEIFEFEHDMWHL
- a CDS encoding PKD domain-containing protein, with the translated sequence TPPPIGSLINSQNLLPIKHDSPNGGGSYKYSLPSLLAGTDTIIRVCSQNVFYYDTTSIPTISWLWHFGDGVGTSTLQNPTYTYANPGFYSALFLFWFTPTYNGFDFIEIEIPAKANFTSNIACGTASFTDLTITTPASPVTSWTWDFGDGSPYGTTQNPTHFYSPPGNYPVTLSVTAGGCTFVETKTITVVPYPIANFNAVPACAGSPAVFTDNSTGSTTTGWNWRFGDATSSGVKNPLHTYASGGNYSVSLTVSDANGCTSSITKTISIGSIAPNGSITTNGSLKFCYGSQVVLTAPTGLGYLWSNNATTQSISAIQSGVYSVAVTNTLGCTSSPPTVTVTVNPLPNNSFYPGPNKLCSGSTFYASVNSSSNYSYQWYNSGVAISTATLSSYNTTNLGNYSAIITDKTTGCKVPTGTVNVTAAPLPTPPVITGTNSFCDGAVVTLTATSSGGTGNLSYYWNNGTQGNTLQTSDAGTFYAYVQDENNCSNSASIKIKKNPAPNLSILPPGCIKNCGPYTLQGPPGYATYIWKDFNGNTIANTQNTLINSSGLYNLIVSTSFGCTDTSNNMDITINPFPSASAGNNKQICPGDSTQLQATAGPNIISYTWAPSSSLNNANIANPMATPASTTNYQLTVTDKNGCSAQASKTVTVFCIKPVVTANTIGVCSGTCASVTAIGSTGTPPYQYSWSTGTSGAILNVCPTTTTMYTVTITDTLGFTGTDTMMVIVNPNIQSITSSTNASCYSNNNGSASVSITVGGGAYSYSWSNGATTAVALNLNANTYSVTITDNNGCTGINTAIITEPNPLVGIIAPTHASCFGGTDGVATVAALGGTSPYSYSWTNNSITATASGLSLGTYSVSITDANGCSIVESISITEPTQISVSITTLSVSCNGTASGGATVASSTGGTPGYIYIWNNGTTTVNSTGLAAGNYSLTVIDSKGCTITQAITITQPSSIAINDNIVDVKCFNGTDGSITVTALGGLGNYSYTWSNGATTSAITNILSGIYSVTVADANNCSVSSTYTVNQPSQLTSTLTSSNINCFMANNGWASVIANGGTGNYTYLWSNNNQNATINSLAANNYSVTITDAKGCTNTHTVSITQPAVLAINTAISNVSCYAGNNGSLVPTVTGGTLGYNYFWSNGQTTSTLSNITFGAYSLTVTDANNCSTSINYSITQPTQLSASISYSNASCYQSNNGYTSVNASGGTGAYTYNWNTSSVSPTITGLSPNNYSVVISDANGCTITQTVTITEPTDIIVTANPSNISCFGGSNVNITTNTTGGTGSYTYNWSNGQQTANISNIIAGIYSLTLTDSNSCQKISTYTVNQPAALSATISTSNSLCYIANNGTASVNVSGGTAPYSYLWSNNGVTQSVSGLAPNNYSVTITDANGCTLIETTIITEPTAIADSTTFTNVSCNQGTDGAIFTKLTGGVIPYSYLWNNNQTIDTLLNLSAGGYTLTTTDANGCSLITNYVITEPTPLTSIITLTNNTCYLSNDAAIAATGVGGVGNYSYYWSNSDITSTIINLAQGIYTLTLSDNNNCTRIDTVTITEPTPITSAVTTTNVSCFAGTDGSASATASGGTGAHTFNWSNATQGTSTANLNAGNYSVLVTDIYGCSTTEYFTITEPLPINISVASFSVSCSGGSNGTALVASSSGGTPAYTYVWTNGSTTINTTGLAAGNYSLQVTDAKGCTYVQSVSISQPASIVLNNSQSEVSCFSGSDGSITVTALGGTGNYNYSWSNTETTSNITGLQAGSYTLTVSDNNSCNLVVSYLITQPTQLTSIITSSNSACNLLDNGTASVVAGGGTGAYTYSWSNNQQTSSVNSLSPATYTVVITDANACISTATVTITEPSAITLSVTSIQKSCQNATNGSISVIAGGGTPGYSYLWNNLVASSSIGNITAGTYTILVTDNNGCTFDTAYTVVSVAKPTATFAISDSAGCGIVCTTLKNTTANTTSAWSMSNGATSTNDTINICFTDTGLFSIQLIVTDTNGCVDSLIKQNSIVVHPIPVADYSVTPQPTTIVNSSILFTNLSSNATSYFWNFGDNSPFQTGVNPLYTYDDTGRYETTLIAENMFGCRDTANKTVIIGADFVFYIPNAFTPNGDDKNNLFFPVVIGAVKFEMWIYDRWGLQIWHSTDPKQGWNGKRDGHDNPVQQDVYVWLIKITDEFGIKHKHIGHVSVIR
- a CDS encoding LptF/LptG family permease — encoded protein: MKKLDWYILRTFLGTFFFSIALIIIIVIVFDISEKIEDFVTNKPSFEQIVKFYLNFIPYFVNMFSPLFTFIAVIFFTSRLATRTEVIAILSSGVSFYRFLYPYFLGALVLAILSVYLNNSVIPHANKKRLDFENKYIFSPYRNKEINIHRQILPGTFIYMERYNNQDNIGYKFSLEKLDKGKLYYKLLSEQIKWDSSINKWSILDYHERYLTSKGEIIKRGARIDTTYNFTPADFSRRVTNVETMNFTELNTFIEEEKIKGASKIEFYEVEKYKRFANPFSTFILTLIGVSLASRKVRGGTGLHLGLGLLIAFSYILFMQVSHVFAQNGVLPAYIAVWIPNILYSFLAAFFVTRAQK
- the mltG gene encoding endolytic transglycosylase MltG, which produces MAKKIKSIFKKIILGLIVVVGLSSAITGVLVYWVIYKPNVSLGTKKSQFIYIKTGATFDDVVNLLFDNKIIINKKSFVWLANKKKYTAAVKPGKYRLLARMGNNELINILRAGIQEPVFINFAGLRTPEQLITRVCNRLEADSLEMKQKFNDSGYISKYGFTKDNFSALFIPNTYEFYWNTSVDEFLERMAKEYRTFWTEERKAKARKLQLSQTEVAVLASIVQGEQWRFNDEKPIIAGLYINRLEKGMLLQSDPTVIYAVGDFTINRVLNADKEIDSPYNTYKYKGLPPGPIGFPEVSSLDAVLNYQHNDYLFMCAKEDLSGRHYFAKTYEQHQVYATKYREALNRLNIKR
- a CDS encoding SUMF1/EgtB/PvdO family nonheme iron enzyme, whose translation is MKKLLLLACFAAFVVGCGNKGNGELTGVQGREEWYQPDPFGMLFIPMGAFQMGPDDDDVPFAHTTKQKTVSVQAFYIDDTEISNNEYRQFVNWVRDSMAYRLLIDNDAETYGIAQDEYGQDIDPPLINWEAKIKWNEQESREVLEPLYLPQQERFYNRREVDTRRLNYEYYWIDYKTASQKQNRFIPEKSQDKNGKEYLNGKGSYTVNGRSGLDRSVFIIKEVVNVFPDTLAWIHDFTYSFNEPMTQMYFWHPAYDDYPVVGVNWKQAKAFCVWRTNLLNSYLNSIGGAVVNDFRLPTETEWEYSSRGGLALSPYPWGGPYIRNARGCFLGNFKPMRGSYIDDGGFHTVRIFSYNPNDYGLYCMAGNVSEWTSNAYDESAYDFSHDLNPNYEYAAQDNDPTVLKRKVIRGGSWKDVGYYMQTSSRSYEYQDTAKCYVGFRCVMTYLGRAKDDNL
- the gldM gene encoding gliding motility protein GldM codes for the protein MAGGKETPRQKMIGMMYLVLTALLAMNVSKDILDAFIIVNGGLERTNANFEKKNEKTYTDFKAALEKDKAKTQPYYDRAMTTKKLAGDLVRYIDDMKKNLIAVTDKKPKEVADTTKLKNVESKDNYDEPTRVLIGPEPSKPIEGDLTATALKKRIADLRSGLLQLFNDEKLFLPGKKKEMEGKIGLETPDFGVVNGVKESWESGNFYHLPLAAVITNLSKMQNDVRNAEADVLTELFLAVKGKDFTFDKLTAKVIAPSSYILAGDDYKADVLLVAFNSTQNPKIIVGAIDTTKKGEDANPLVNADTTVLTVEGGMGKYVKATGGEGLQKWSGVIQVEKPGGGFSYYPFSSEYMVAKPAAAVSPDKMNVFYIGVDNPVSITAAGVSPEQLAPSGSNCTISGSKGKYTVRVTTAGEATINVMAKFGSTSKSMGSFKFRIKTVPNPIAMIVGKRDGDIVKKSELLSASTMIAKLENFDFDLPATITEFGLSLNYKGQLMTLESKSSKLTTEMMTVLKSVPPGTKLFFESVKANVAGTTRKIGGINLKVQ